A region of Alosa alosa isolate M-15738 ecotype Scorff River chromosome 17, AALO_Geno_1.1, whole genome shotgun sequence DNA encodes the following proteins:
- the cry1a gene encoding cryptochrome circadian regulator 1a, which produces MVVNTIHWFRKGLRLHDNPSLRESIQGADSVRCVYILDPWFAGSSNVGISRWRFLLQCLEDLDASLRKLNSRLFVIRGQPTDVFPRLFKEWNISRLSYEYDSEPFGKERDAAIKKLASEAGVEVIVRISHTLYDLDKIIELNGGQSPLTYKRFQTLISRMEPVEMPAEVITADVMGSCTTPIADDHDDKFGVPSLEELGFDTEGLSSAVWPGGETEALTRLERHLERKAWVANFERPRMNANSLLASPTGLSPYLRFGCLSCRLFYFKLTDLFRKVKKNSSPPLSLYGQLLWREFFYTAATNNPRFDKMEGNPICVQIPWDRNAEALAKWAEGRTGFPWIDAIMTQLRQEGWIHHLARHAVACFLTRGDLWISWEEGMKVFEELLLDADWSVNAGSWMWLSCSSFFQQFFHCYCPVGFGRRTDPNGDYIRRYLPILRGFPAKYIYDPWNAPESVQKAAKCIIGVHYPKPMVNHAEASRLNIERMKQIYQQLSCYRGLGLLATVPSNPNGNGESSSGMMGFPTAENTQESLAATSSGYQMPMASQGEWHSGVMAYPQTDPKAQRSGYVGNSSSMACYRQEAQQMPGPSVQQGCGLHPTSTLPPGKRHSEDLTPSMGSKVQRQSST; this is translated from the exons GTTCTTGCTTCAGTGTCTTGAGGACCTGGATGCCAGCCTCCGCAAACTCAACTCTCGGCTGTTTGTGATCCGGGGCCAGCCCACCGATGTCTTCCCCAGGCTCTTCAAG GAGTGGAACATCTCTCGCCTGTCCTATGAATATGACTCCGAGCCATTCGGGAAGGAGCGCGATGCTGCCATTAAGAAGCTGGCCAGTGAGGCCGGCGTGGAGGTGATCGTGAGAATCTCCCACACGCTCTATGACCTGGACAA GATCATAGAGCTAAATGGCGGTCAGTCCCCGCTGACCTACAAGCGCTTCCAGACGCTGATCAGCCGCATGGAGCCGGTGGAGATGCCCGCAGAGGTAATCACGGCCGACGTAATGGGGAGCTGTACCACGCCCATAGCAGACGACCACGATGACAAGTTTGGGGTGCCTTCTCTGGAGGAGCTGG GTTTCGACACAGAGGGCCTCTCCTCAGCCGTATGGCCAGGAGGCGAGACTGAAGCTCTCACTCGTCTGGAGAGACACTTGGAGAGGAAG GCATGGGTGGCCAACTTTGAGCGTCCCAGGATGAACGCCAACTCGCTGCTGGCCAGTCCGACAGGCCTCAGCCCGTATCTGCGCTTCGGATGTCTCTCCTGCCGCCTGTTCTACTTCAAACTCACTGACCTGTTCCGGAAG GTGAAGAAGAACAGCTCTCCGCCCCTCTCCCTCTACGGCCAGCTACTGTGGCGCGAGTTCTTCTACACGGCCGCCACCAACAACCCGCGCTTCGACAAGATGGAGGGCAACCCCATCTGCGTGCAGATCCCGTGGGACCGCAACGCCGAGGCGCTGGCCAAGTGGGCCGAGGGCCGCACCGGTTTCCCTTGGATCGACGCCATCATGACCCAGCTACGACAAGAGGGCTGGATCCATCACCTGGCCCGGCACGCTGTGGCCTGCTTCCTGACCAGAGGAGACCTGTGGATCAGCTGGGAGGAGGGCATGAAG GTGTTTGAGGAGCTGCTGCTGGACGCCGACTGGAGTGTGAACGCGGGCAGCTGGATGTGGCTCTCCTGCAGCTCCTTCTTCCAGCAGTTCTTCCACTGCTACTGCCCCGTGGGCTTCGGCCGCCGCACCGACCCCAACGGAGACTACATCAG GCGTTACCTGCCCATCCTGAGGGGTTTTCCAGCCAAGTACATTTACGACCCCTGGAATGCCCCGGAGAGCGTGCAGAAGGCAGCCAAGTGCATCATTGGGGTCCACTACCCCAAGCCCATGGTGAACCACGCCGAAGCCAGCCGACTCAACATCGAACGCATGAAGCAGATCTACCAGCAGCTCTCCTGTTACAGAGGATTAG GCCTGCTAGCCACGGTGCCGTCCAACCCCAATGGAAATGGTGAGTCCTCTAGCGGCATGATGGGATTCCCCACTGCAGAGAATACACAGGAATCTCTGGCCGCCACCTCTTCAG GGTATCAGATGCCCATGGCATCCCAGGGAGAGTGGCACAGTGGGGTGATGGCATACCCACAGACCGACCCCAAAGCACAGCGATCAG GTTATGTTGGCAATAGCAGCAGTATGGCTTGTTACAGGCAGGAGGCTCAGCAGATGCCAGGTCCCTCAGTGCAGCAAG GCTGTGGGCTCCATCCAACCAGCACCCTCCCCCCTGGGAAACGCCACAGTGAGGACTTGACTCCCAGCATGGGCTCCAAGGTGCAGCGGCAGAGCAGCACTTAG
- the mterf2 gene encoding transcription termination factor 2, mitochondrial isoform X2 produces MFRATTASLCAYCHRLRLLPSTGAYPSSTLVSSLAENQHTVSTLYDLSVDIRKVRKFKSWVLFESPTYVRETASLLHDMGADTACVARVLETHPEAILCRPEDVAAQRDLWASVCPNQRELVGIIEKFPASFFAVTHHANQRANIRYLQSMRLSKRIIGKLMASAPQSFSRPVERNQEVIHTLRETYLDLGGDEGNLRVWLQKLLSQNPFIMLRPAEAWRDSLGFLHDRGFTTEQLLQLVSSLRACISEMDPTTMRQAMDYTQAALDCSDGELHDIVLRCPALLYYSVPVLAGRFSGLMDAGLTAEQVRETPNVLELTTQIVTYRISKLGSYGYDVRSGSLDVIVGTKKDFEASYGRLKLRTERPLFNPVAPLRCSEE; encoded by the coding sequence ATGTTTCGTGCCACCACTGCCTCCCTGTGTGCCTACTGCCATCGACTACGCCTGCTGCCCTCCACTGGTGCCTATCCCAGCAGCACACTGGTCAGCAGTCTGGCAGAGAACCAGCACACGGTCAGTACTCTCTACGACCTGTCAGTGGACATCCGCAAGGTGCGCAAGTTCAAGAGCTGGGTGCTCTTCGAGAGCCCCACGTACGTGCGCGAGACAGCCAGCCTTCTGCACGACATGGGCGCCGACACGGCCTGCGTGGCCCGCGTGCTGGAGACCCACCCCGAGGCCATCCTCTGCCGGCCGGAGGACGTGGCCGCCCAGCGTGACCTGTGGGCCTCGGTGTGCCCCAACCAGCGCGAGCTGGTGGGCATCATCGAGAAGTTCCCCGCCTCCTTCTTCGCCGTGACCCACCACGCCAACCAGCGCGCCAACATCCGCTACCTGCAGAGCATGCGCCTGAGCAAGCGCATCATCGGGAAGCTGATGGCCAGCGCGCCGCAGAGCTTCAGCCGGCCCGTGGAGCGCAACCAGGAGGTCATCCACACGCTGCGCGAGACCTACCTGGACCTGGGCGGCGACGAGGGCAACCTGCGCGTCTGGCTCCAGAAGCTGCTCAGTCAGAACCCCTTCATCATGCTGCGTCCGGCCGAGGCCTGGCGCGACAGCCTGGGCTTCCTGCACGACCGCGGCTTCACCACCGagcagctgctgcagctggtgTCCAGCCTGCGGGCGTGCATCTCCGAGATGGACCCCACCACCATGCGGCAGGCCATGGACTACACGCAGGCGGCGCTGGACTGCTCCGACGGCGAGCTGCACGACATCGTGCTGCGCTGCCCGGCGCTGCTCTACTACTCCGTGCCCGTGCTGGCCGGACGCTTCAGCGGACTCATGGACGCGGGGCTGACCGCTGAGCAGGTGCGCGAGACACCCAACGTGCTGGAGCTCACCACGCAGATCGTGACGTATCGCATCAGCAAGCTGGGGTCGTACGGCTACGATGTTCGCTCCGGGAGCCTGGACGTCATCGTCGGGACCAAGAAGGACTTTGAGGCGAGCTACGGCCGGCTAAAGTTACGCACAGAGAGGCCACTCTTCAACCCGGTGGCCCCACTGAGGTGTTCAGAAGAGTGA
- the mterf2 gene encoding transcription termination factor 2, mitochondrial isoform X1: MIRLAVVRCMLNLSARSLGGKPTDRLCPEFATSAIMFRATTASLCAYCHRLRLLPSTGAYPSSTLVSSLAENQHTVSTLYDLSVDIRKVRKFKSWVLFESPTYVRETASLLHDMGADTACVARVLETHPEAILCRPEDVAAQRDLWASVCPNQRELVGIIEKFPASFFAVTHHANQRANIRYLQSMRLSKRIIGKLMASAPQSFSRPVERNQEVIHTLRETYLDLGGDEGNLRVWLQKLLSQNPFIMLRPAEAWRDSLGFLHDRGFTTEQLLQLVSSLRACISEMDPTTMRQAMDYTQAALDCSDGELHDIVLRCPALLYYSVPVLAGRFSGLMDAGLTAEQVRETPNVLELTTQIVTYRISKLGSYGYDVRSGSLDVIVGTKKDFEASYGRLKLRTERPLFNPVAPLRCSEE, from the exons ATGATCCGACTTGCAGTAGTGCGGTGTATGCTGAACCTCTCTGCAAGGTCCCTGGGAGGAAAACCCACTGACAG GTTGTGTCCTGAGTTTGCCACATCTGCCATCATGTTTCGTGCCACCACTGCCTCCCTGTGTGCCTACTGCCATCGACTACGCCTGCTGCCCTCCACTGGTGCCTATCCCAGCAGCACACTGGTCAGCAGTCTGGCAGAGAACCAGCACACGGTCAGTACTCTCTACGACCTGTCAGTGGACATCCGCAAGGTGCGCAAGTTCAAGAGCTGGGTGCTCTTCGAGAGCCCCACGTACGTGCGCGAGACAGCCAGCCTTCTGCACGACATGGGCGCCGACACGGCCTGCGTGGCCCGCGTGCTGGAGACCCACCCCGAGGCCATCCTCTGCCGGCCGGAGGACGTGGCCGCCCAGCGTGACCTGTGGGCCTCGGTGTGCCCCAACCAGCGCGAGCTGGTGGGCATCATCGAGAAGTTCCCCGCCTCCTTCTTCGCCGTGACCCACCACGCCAACCAGCGCGCCAACATCCGCTACCTGCAGAGCATGCGCCTGAGCAAGCGCATCATCGGGAAGCTGATGGCCAGCGCGCCGCAGAGCTTCAGCCGGCCCGTGGAGCGCAACCAGGAGGTCATCCACACGCTGCGCGAGACCTACCTGGACCTGGGCGGCGACGAGGGCAACCTGCGCGTCTGGCTCCAGAAGCTGCTCAGTCAGAACCCCTTCATCATGCTGCGTCCGGCCGAGGCCTGGCGCGACAGCCTGGGCTTCCTGCACGACCGCGGCTTCACCACCGagcagctgctgcagctggtgTCCAGCCTGCGGGCGTGCATCTCCGAGATGGACCCCACCACCATGCGGCAGGCCATGGACTACACGCAGGCGGCGCTGGACTGCTCCGACGGCGAGCTGCACGACATCGTGCTGCGCTGCCCGGCGCTGCTCTACTACTCCGTGCCCGTGCTGGCCGGACGCTTCAGCGGACTCATGGACGCGGGGCTGACCGCTGAGCAGGTGCGCGAGACACCCAACGTGCTGGAGCTCACCACGCAGATCGTGACGTATCGCATCAGCAAGCTGGGGTCGTACGGCTACGATGTTCGCTCCGGGAGCCTGGACGTCATCGTCGGGACCAAGAAGGACTTTGAGGCGAGCTACGGCCGGCTAAAGTTACGCACAGAGAGGCCACTCTTCAACCCGGTGGCCCCACTGAGGTGTTCAGAAGAGTGA